Proteins co-encoded in one Fusarium fujikuroi IMI 58289 draft genome, chromosome FFUJ_chr06 genomic window:
- a CDS encoding related to lipase 2 has protein sequence MVFPDPELETFVFKTAPQLDAAWLAHEEEAKKKGPPRVFSSIEERQPIYAQECRDLYAQVTAPGTRDHELSQGVTKKEFTIPSSVDGHPIPILQLDLTGAEAEEPEIIVIFYHGGGLRVGEADSEELSCRHIVKSRIARIRLYSVGYRLLPQNPATVCLSDSLDGFHKFHNPKIRTIVIGSSSGGQMASAVAQAAPQGAIHGLLLRCPVTADRASGEEYVPEKLRPYHTSVSETFITSLGGYLHRNTPRDGLEKLPLEVSEDELKGQPRTWIQLTSNDPLYSDGLCYAMILREAGIDVKVQVEVGWPHTFWLKAPHLDHALTCEKHMLDGLRWLLK, from the coding sequence ATGGTCTTTCCAGATCCGGAACTCGAAACCTTTGTCTTCAAGACGGCACCGCAATTAGACGCTGCTTGGCTGGcacatgaagaagaggccaagaagaaaggcCCCCCAAGAGTATTCAGCAGTATAGAAGAACGGCAACCGATTTATGCTCAGGAATGCCGCGACTTATATGCTCAAGTTACGGCGCCTGGAACCCGAGACCATGAGCTCTCCCAGGGAGTTACGAAGAAAGAGTTCACTATTCCCTCTTCTGTGGATGGGCATCCAATCCCCATCCTTCAACTGGACCTTACAGGtgccgaagctgaggagCCGGAGATTATCGTTATATTTTACCACGGCGGCGGCTTGAGGGTTGGTGAGGCGGATAGCGAAGAACTATCTTGCAGGCATATTGTCAAGTCACGCATTGCCAGGATTCGACTTTACTCAGTGGGATATCGCCTGCTGCCTCAAAATCCAGCTACCGTCTGTCTTTCTGACAGCTTGGATGGGTTTCATAAATTCCACAACCCAAAGATAAGAACCATCGTTATCGGAAGCTCGAGTGGTGGACAGATGGCATCTGCAGTGGCGCAAGCAGCTCCTCAGGGTGCCATTCACGGACTTCTACTGAGGTGTCCAGTCACAGCGGACAGAGCCAGTGGCGAGGAATATGTACCTGAAAAATTACGTCCATATCACACAAGCGTGTCTGAAACGTTCATCACATCATTGGGCGGATATTTACACCGAAACACACCGAGGGATGGTCTTGAGAAATTACCTCTTGAGGTTTCGGAAGACGAGCTGAAGGGACAGCCTCGTACTTGGATCCAGCTGACTTCAAACGACCCCCTGTACTCGGATGGGCTATGCTATGCCATGATTCTTAGGGAAGCAGGTATCGATGTCAAGGTTCAGGTGGAGGTGGGCTGGCCGCATACCTTTTGGCTCAAGGCTCCTCACCTCGATCATGCCTTGACCTGCGAGAAACATATGCTGGACGGATTACGATGGCTTCTCAAGTAG
- a CDS encoding probable ubiquitin-conjugating enzyme E2 has product MALPKRIIKETERLMAEPVPGISAVPHEDNLRYFDVQIHGPAQSPYEGGVFSLELFLPDDYPMTPPKIRFLTKIFHPNVDKLGRICLDVLKNNWSPALQIRTILLSIQALLGAPNPDDPLAADVAKSWKEDEQAAIATAKEWTAQYAKP; this is encoded by the exons atggctctccCTAAGCGCATTATCAAAGAGACAGAACGGCTCATGGCCGAGCC TGTTCCAGGAATCAGTGCCGTTCCTCACGAGGATAACCTCCGATATTTCGATGTCCAAATTCACGGTCCCGCCCAGTCTCCGTATGAGG GTGGTGTTTTCAGCctcgagctcttcctccCCGACGATTATCCAATGACTCCTCCCAAGATTCGATTCCTAACCAAGATCTTCCACCCAAACGTCGATAAGCTTGGTCGTATTTGCCTCGATGTCCTCAAGA ATAACTGGTCTCCCGCTCTCCAGATCCGAACTATCCTCTTGTCGATCCAGGCCCTCCTCGGTGCTCCTAACCCGGATGACCCTCTCGCTGCAGATGTCGCCAAGAGCTGGAAGGAGGATGAGCAGGCCGCTATTGCAACCGCCAAGGAATGGACCGCCCAATATGCGAAACCTTGA
- a CDS encoding related to pig-c protein has protein sequence MPPPTDDETPFPSLDHSALHGFGRSHLSPDDAFVSPPRGPRGRSRRRKRPWKKLMWVKQSYPDNYTDQATFLENLQRNPRLKPYDFWPLVADSTVILQHVCSVIIFVVCFVGIFQERVSPVAVTSWSSFATFVGWILWERWLSEIEDTDDPSLGVAANVMGRAGRTGSLRRPTRTGSIRRPPPLRVESAPSTAAPSAVASAASSTTNLHAPSTMHRAQSASKTSLASGIAHTPRASQEHLPELPPPLLAEENRYRQRMETVKSAILIYCTLLGLSPILKSLTLSTSSDSIWAMSFWLLAINIFFFDYSGGVGAKFPASLSTNAALMASTVLASRLPSTKQVFSLTLFSIEVFGLFPVFRRYVRHRSWRFHILSAILLVLGASFGVGLILGYDKNTVGWPWKSGLVGMIVGMLIAILATGGCSWWLIGLQKYKNEIRGPWDPARPIIMNRPRWDDDS, from the exons ATGCCACCCCCTACCGACGACGAGACGCCGTTCCCCTCGTTAGACCACTCGGCCCTCCATGGCTTCGGTCGTTCTCATCTTTCCCCTGATGATGCCTTTGTGTCGCCTCCTCGAGGGCCGCGAGGCCGGAGCCGAAGACGTAAACGCCCATGGAAGAAGCTGATGTGGGTTAAGCAGTCGT ACCCCGATAACTACACAGATCAAGCGACCTTCCTCGAGAATCTCCAGCGCAACCCTCGTCTCAAGCCATACGACTTCTGGCCACTCGTCGCTGACTCTACGGTCATACTACAGCACGTCTGTTCAGTCATAatctttgttgtttgttttgttggCATATTTCAGGAGCGCGTGTCTCCTGTTGCTGTCACAAGTTGGAGCAGCTTCGCAACGTTTGTAGGATGGATCCTCTGGGAACGTTGGCTATCAGAAATTGAGGACACGGACGATCCGAGTCTTGGCGTTGCAGCGAATGTGATGGGAAGGGCCGGTCGGACTGGAAGTCTAAGGCGACCAACCCGCACGGGCAGTATCCGGCGTCCACCTCCGCTCCGGGTCGAGTCGGCGCCGTCTACCGCCGCACCCTCTGCTGTCGCTTCGGCTGCGAGTTCAACAACCAACCTGCATGCGCCCAGCACGATGCATCGAGCTCAGTCTGCTTCGAAGACCTCCCTGGCCAGTGGCATCGCACACACTCCACGAGCGAGTCAGGAGCATCTCCCTGAACTACCGCCTCCCCTCCTGGCAGAAGAAAATCGATATCGACAGAGGATGGAGACAGTCAAGTCTGCGATTCTTATCTATTGCACGCTCCTCGGACTGAGCCCCATTCTCAAGTCGCTAACgctatcaacatcaagcgACAGCATCTGGGCTATGTCCTTCTGGCTTCTCGcgatcaacatcttctttTTTGACTACTCTGGAGGTGTAGGCGCCAAGTTTCCAGCATCGCTGTCCACAAATGCTGCTTTGATGGCATCGACTGTACTCGCCAGCCGACTACCATCGACCAAGCAAGTGTTCAGCCTGACACTCTTCAGCATCGAGGTGTTTGGGTTGTTTCCAGTGTTTCGACGCTATGTACGACATCGAAGCTGGCGCTTCCATATCCTCTCTGCCATTCTTCTGGTACTAGGTGCAAGCTTCGGAGTCGGCCTAATACTGGGATACGATAAGAACACAGTTGGATGGCCATGGAAGAGTGGACTAGTGGGCATGATTGTTGGAATGCTCATTGCCATACTGGCTACAGGAGGCTGCAGCTGGTGGCTGATAGGGCTTCAGAAGTACAAGAACGAGATACGAGGACCGTGGGATCCCGCGAGACCCATTATCATGAATCGACCTCGATGGGATGATGATTCATGA
- a CDS encoding related to SOH1 protein, with product MATGDSQDIPMGSPPEPPAEVDREPKYGGYSRFEVELEFVQSLANPAYLNHLASQKLLSQPAFVAYLGYLQYWSKPPYLKYLTYPGPTLRHLELLQQETFRQQIISPDVVRALMEEGMKASDDTKGTSNNKRNQDEAVNESMPDTPRKRKTPRKKKKHSAIKDSATPVGTDS from the exons ATGGCGACGGGAGATTCTCAAGACATCCCAATGGGATCGCCTCCCGAACCGCCTGCTGAAGTAGACCGAGAGCCCAAATACGGTGGCTATTCACGATtcgaggttgagcttgag TTTGTTCAGTCCCTCGCCAACCCGGCCTACCTCAACCACCTTGCCTCCcagaagcttctcagccAACCCGCCTTTGTCGCATATCTTGGCTACCTACAATACTGGAGCAAACCGCCGTATCTCAAATACCTAACGTACCCCGGCCCGACACTACGACATCTCGAGCTCCTCCAGCAGGAGACGTTCCGACAACAAATCATCAGCCCTGATGTCGTGAGGGCACTGATGGAGGAGGGCATGAAGGCATCA GACGATACGAAAGGCACGAGTAACAACAAGAGGAATCAGGATGAAGCTGTGAATGAAAGCATGCCTGATACCCCGCGAAAGCGAAAAACCCCacgcaagaaaaagaagcatTCCGCCATCAAGGACAGTGCGACGCCTGTTGGAACAGATTCTTAA
- a CDS encoding probable DNA-directed RNA polymerase III subunit C11, translating into MLLFCPHCANILTVSLTNTRTNRLECRTCPFEHHITEPVFSRRMYERVEKEDVFGGPGAWDNAQKGRVQCPNEGCEGDEAAFFQVQIRSADEPMTSFYKCMTCGHRWREN; encoded by the exons ATGCTGCTCT TCTGCCCCCATTGCGCAAACATCCTCACCGTCTCCCTCACAAACACACGAACCAACCGTCTAGAATGCCGAACTTGCCCGTTCGAACATCACATCACCGAGCCCGTCTTTTCGCGACGTATGTATGAGCGTgtcgagaaggaagatgtcTTTGGCGGTCCTGGCGCCTGGGACAATGCGCAAAAGGGTCGTGTTCAGTGCCCTAACGAGGGATGCGAGGGAGATGAGGCAGCATTCTTCCAGGTCCAAATTCGCAGTGCTGATGAGCCCATGACGAGCTTTTACAAGTGCATGACCTGTGGTCACCGGTGGAGAGAAAACTGA
- a CDS encoding ANK-like protein — MAGDEEHDGATVQEILIEACRRNNLDLLNDCLEDKSDAEISKLLNETTTVMGNHLYHEAASRGNYEIIDHLLDQPEFECDPINRSEGDTPLHSAIRWINSEPPAQRPFGNALVEMMLEAGSSTRVKNKARLTPYQLVDPTNTELREIIQKHEYANQNAGDFINVNNSAGHSGAVLDVPDDSDDDAEFSGSDEEERAEWERRRKEKQRK; from the exons ATGgctggagatgaagagcaCGAT GGTGCCACCGTTCAGGAAATCCTGATCGAAGCTTGCCGCCGTAAcaaccttgatcttctcaacgacTGTCTTGAGGACAAGTCCGACGCCGAGATCTCAAAGCTCCTCAACGAGACCACAACTGTCATGGGCAACCATCTCTACCACGAAGCCGCCTCCCGCGGAAACT ACGAAATTATTGACCACCTTCTCGACCAGCCCGAATTCGAGTGCGATCCCATTAACCGTTCAGAAGGCGACACACCTCTCCACAGCGCTATCCGTTGGATCAATTCAGAGCCGCCCGCGCAGCGACCCTTCGGCAACGCCCTCGTCGAGATGATGCTTGAGGCCGGCTCCAGCACACGagtcaagaacaaggcccGTCTTACCCCCTACCAGCTTGTCGATCCTACAAACACAGAACTCCGCGAAATCATCCAGAAGCATGAATATGCGAATCAAAATGCCGGAGACTTTATCAATGTCAACAACTCGGCCGGCCATAGTGGAGCCGTGCTCGATGTTCCAGACGAcagtgatgacgatgctgaaTTCAGTGgaagtgatgaagaggagagagctGAGTGGGAGAGGAGGCGGAAGGAGAAGCAGCGCAAATAG
- a CDS encoding related to pathogenesis-related protein PR5K (thaumatin family), translating to MVSSSTRRGASSVSSLCRVLIPVVAVGILLSAAGAEGAQDATKGSHDDLLHFPGRIRSPNRGEPKDPNRTIPLTITNKCDSTIWPGIATQAGRGPGTGGFELAQGKSKDLWVSWDWQGRVWGRTNCTVNGDSCSCKTGDCFGMLDCEASGSTPATLAEFTLAGGLHGKQTFYDLSLVDGYNLPMGVNYIPAKNTTFIPPNLTNCACIATPSWIYASSQTGTYYTNSSYPVPLETRVSSDNARSWCPWKYLAFPPTKPGDGVYPYPDDDIQRPEFSPCNSACAAYGTDEDCCVGKYHDPDVCKPSAYSKRAKIICPDAYSFAYDDQKSTFIIPNGGGWEVIMCPKGRSTNILRQLGDEMNELAQSGTLSEVTQKKLRDVSYIVAERSLGNHVLPIKVMMASSALATATWLLV from the exons ATGGTATCCTCGTCGACGCGTAGAGGCGCGAGTAGCGTTTCTTCACTTTGTCGAGTATTGATACCAGTTGTTGCCGTCGGGATTCTCCTGAGCGCCGCAGGGGCGGAAGGGGCACAAGATGCCACGAAGGGTTCACACGACGATCTTCTGCATTTCCCTGGACGAATTAGATCTCCGAACCGAGGGGAACCAAAAGATCCTAACAGGACAATTCCCTTGACCATTACCAACAAATGTGACTCGACAATCTGGCCCGGCATTGCAACACAGGCCGGCAGAGGCCCGGGAACTGGAGGTTTCGAGCTCGCTcaaggaaaaagcaaagaccTATGGGTCTCATGGGATTGGCAAGGTCGCGTCTGGGGTCGTACGAATTGTACTGTAAATGGTGATTCGTGTTCCTGCAAAACTGGAGATTGTTTTGGGATGTTGGATTGCGAAGCCAGT GGTTCAACGCCAGCAACACTCGCTGAATTCACACTGGCTGGTGGTTTGCATGGGAAGCAGACTTTCTACGATCTCTCTTTGGTTGACGGCTACAATCTCCCGATGGGCGTAAACTACATACCCGCCAAGAACACAACATTCATTCCGCCGAATCTGACCAACTGCGCCTGCATTGCGACACCTAGTTGGATCTACGCCAGCAGTCAGACGGGAACATATTACACAAACTCATCATACCCCGTCCCACTTGAAACTCGAGTCAGTAGTGACAATGCCCGAAGCTGGTGCCCATGGAAATACCTTGCTTTTCCACCCACTAAGCCTGGGGATGGCGTCTATCCTTATCCAGACGACGACATTCAACGGCCAGAGTTCTCCCCCTGTAACAGTGCATGCGCTGCGTACGGAACTGATGAGGACTGCTGTGTAGGGAAGTACCACGACCCAGATGTCTGCAAGCCATCTGCCTACAGCAAGAGAGCCAAGATTATATGCCCCGATGCTTATAGTTTTGCTTATGACGACCAGAAGTCCACGTTCATTATTCCTAATGGTGGAGGCTGGGAGGTAATCATGTGCCCCAAGGGTCGCTCAACTAACATTCTGCGACAACTTGGGGATGAAATGAACGAGCTCGCCCAATCTGGCACCCTATCGGAGGTGacacagaagaagctcagggACGTCAGTTATATCGTAGCTGAGAGGAGCCTCGGAAACCATGTGCTACCTATCAAAGtcatgatggcttcatcaGCGTTGGCAACTGCAACTTGGCTACTAGTATAA
- a CDS encoding related to hsp70 protein — MSSMNSRFKSLGFGKRKSAASIQTSEGLTPSPTPPPGQIPQLPPQQQLNAPSIAPSSSTTSLPMNHPGPGNRPPSYTANFPPGQAPLGRTSPLAQQPNRTPPTQMVGGPPPINTGAPMGYPPGMAPMGQGPPPMGGPPGFGQQPPPPQGYPPPGPPGAPMNQQFQRPGPAAEVEGASKSKAQLIVGIDFGTTFSGVAFAFATNNEAKEDIITEWPGAGSYTKQKIPTVLYYDQYQKVVGWGPDIADALAPTGYPKPGVQKVEWFKLQLMLSGNTYIDPINLPPLPPGKSEIDVAADYLFKLRQAMRSALQKALGEVFNREERNIRYYLTVPAIWNDAGKAATRAAAIQAGFLRDENDNRLTLVSEPEAAALFCSKTGLLDLKVHDAVLIVDCGGGTVDLIAYEVEEENPFTVAECTAGSGDSCGSTALNRNFSNILRTKIRKMKLPDGSKTAGRVYAKCIMDFENRIKADFRNNGQKWAVDVGIEAEFPEAGIEEGYMTFTNEEILQCFEPVVNRILELVRNQIIAIQAQNRTLQNILVVGGFGASEYLFQQIKLHVPPQFQSKVVRPMDSVAAIVKGAVTAGITERIVTHRVARRHYLMATLQPFKEGYHPEAYRVPSLDGKDRCKFTRQIFVQKGQKVKNGEPVKVSFFRQVAPGATLMYEDVLYACDDDVCPEYTKDPRIKEVVTLTSDLSRKNLEKDFERMDTPQGTFYRVYFDIYLTLDGSEFSAELVCQGEVMGRCRSRFR, encoded by the exons ATGAGTTCTATGAACTCCCgcttcaagagccttggcttCGGAAAACGCAAATCCGCTGCAAGCATACAGACCTCGGAAGGTCTGACACCGAGCCCAACCCCTCCTCCAGGCCAAATACCGCAGCtgcctcctcagcaacagcttAACGCTCCCTCAATCGctccatcgtcttcaacGACGAGTCTTCCGATGAATCACCCGGGCCCCGGCAACCGTCCGCCTAGCTATACCGCAAACTTCCCTCCAGGTCAAGCTCCTCTTGGTCGTACCAGTCCTCTCGCTCAACAGCCCAACCGCACTCCTCCAACTCAAATGGTCGGCGGTCCTCCTCCGATCAACACCGGAGCCCCAATGGGCTACCCTCCAGGAATGGCGCCCATGGGCCAAGGGCCTCCTCCGATGGGAGGTCCTCCTGGTTTTGGACAACAACCACCGCCTCCCCAAGGATATCCTCCTCCCGGTCCTCCAGGTGCTCCTATGAATCAGCAGTTTCAACGACCAGGCCCTGCTGCCGAAGTTGAGGGCGCTAGCAAGAGCAAGGCTCAGCTCATTGTTGGAATTGATTTT GGTACCACATTCTCAGgtgttgcttttgctttcgCGACCAAcaacgaagccaaggaaGATATCATTACTGAGTGGCCAGGTGCTGGTTCTTATACCAAGCAGAAG ATTCCAACAGTGCTTTATTACGATCAGTACCAGAAAGTGGTAGGATGGGGACCCGATATTGCCGATGCCCTTGCTCCTACTGGCTATCCCAAGCCCGGTGTACAAAAGGTCGAATGGTTCAAGCTGCAACTGATGTTGAGTGGCAACACATACATTGACCCTATCAaccttcctcctctgcctccAGGAAAGTCAGAAATTGATGTCGCCGCCGATTACCTTTTTAAGCTTCGACAGGCTATGCGGTCAGCTCTGCAAAAGGCGTTGGGTGAAGTCTTTAACCGAGAAGAACGCAACATCCGATATTATCTGACCGTCCCCGCTATTTGGAACGATGCTGGAAAGGCCGCTACTCGAGCTGCTGCCATCCAGGCCGGTTTCCTTCGCGATGAGAACGACAACCGTCTGACCCTCGTCTCAGAACCCGAGGCTGCCGCTTTGTTCTGTTCCAAGACCGGTCTTCTGGACCTCAAGGTCCATGACGCTGTTCTGATTGTGgattgtggtggtggtacCGTTGATTTGATTGCTtacgaggttgaagaggagaaccCCTTCACTGTTGCCGAGTGTACGGCTGGTTCTGGAGATTCTTGTGGTTCAACAGCCCTGAACCGTAATTTCAGCAACATTCTCCGCACCAAGATTCGAAAGATGAAGCTTCCCGATGGCTCCAAGACCGCTGGCCGAGTCTACGCCAAGTGCATCATGGACTTCGAGAACCGAATCAAGGCTGATTTCCGAAACAACGGTCAGAAGTGGGCTGTCGACGTTGGTATCGAGGCTGAGTTCCCTGAGGCTGGTATTGAGGAGGGTTACATGACCTTCACCAACGAGGAAATTCTCCAGTGTTTCGAGCCCGTTGTCAACCGTATCCTGGAGCTTGTGAGAAACCAGATTATTGCCATCCAGGCCCAGAACCGCACTCTCCAGAACATcctggttgttggtggtttcgGTGCTTCTGAGTACCTTTTCCAACAAATCAAACTCCATGTCCCTCCCCAGTTCCAGTCTAAGGTTGTCCGACCCATGGATTCCGTGGCTGCCATTGTCAAGGGTGCTGTTACTGCTGGTATCACAGAGCGAATTGTTACTCATCGTGTTGCTCGACGACATTACCTCATGGCGACTCTTCAGCCCTTTAAGGAAGGCTACCACCCCGAGGCTTATCGTGTGCCGTCTCTCGATGGAAAGGACCGCTGCAAGTTCACCCGCCAGATCTTCGTCCAGAAGGGccagaaggtcaagaacggCGAACCCGTCAAGGTCTCTTTCTTCCGACAAGTCGCTCCAGGTGCCACCCTTATGTACGAGGATGTGCTATATGCCTGCGACGATGATGTCTGCCCTGAATACACCAAGGATCCCC GTATCAAGGAAGTTGTTACTCTTACCTCGGATCTTTCTCGCAAGAACTTGGAGAAGGACTTTGAGAGAATGGATACCCCTCAAGGCACATTTTACCGCGTTTACTTCGATATTTACCTGACCCTCGACGGTTCGGAATTCAGCGCCGAACTTGTTTGTCAAGGTGAAGTCATGGGCCGCTGCCGCTCTCGCTTCAGGTAA